In Bombus affinis isolate iyBomAffi1 chromosome 11, iyBomAffi1.2, whole genome shotgun sequence, one genomic interval encodes:
- the LOC126922281 gene encoding MAD2L1-binding protein — translation MNINVMLDEHLTSHSCVKLVIELLKYILYQKQQIPFPYDSLSKLQMKSTDRNSSAIKTLLNSLRSISEQLNSQFDLKGCKIKEIAILVGATIISPRLHIRIEFPSDILNSQEHLECKHASRKPLLSLMRSLLECPAFQDALTLPLHPTNTFVLIQKSDSNSVSEFFLPKPLYVPCKQNSNYFVIKLQHKDQVKMDCNCINVVKVYNEVSESNTNIDKDIEFLNNSNVSITHVPYQWYQSKEVIKGFKFIR, via the exons ATGAATATTAACGTAATGTTGGATGAACATTTGACAAGTCATAGTTGTGTGAAACTCGTAATTGAACtcctgaaatatattttatatcagaAACAGCAAATACCCTTTCCATACGATTCACTATCTAAGTTACAAATGAAATCAACGGACAGAAATTCGTCTGCTATAAAAACATTATTGAATTCTTTGAGAAGCATCtcagaacagttaaattcgcagTTTGATCTAAAAGGCTGCAAAATCAAAGAAATTGCTATACTTGTTGGTGCTACAATAATATCACCAAGATTACACATCCGAATTGAATTTCCATCTGATATTCTTAATAGCCAAGAACACTTGGAATGTAAACATGCATCTAGGAAGCCACTGTTAAGTTTAATGAG gTCATTGTTGGAATGTCCAGCATTCCAAGATGCATTGACTTTACCATTGCATCCTACAAACACCTTTGTGCTAATACAAAAGAGTGATAGTAATTCAGTGTCAGAATTCTTTTTACCTAAACCGCTATATGTACCCTGCAAACAGAACtcaaattattttgtaattaaactGCAACACAAGGATCAAGTAAAAATGGACTGTAATTGCATAAATGTAGTGAAAGTTTACAACGAAGTGTCTGAGTCTAATACTAACATAGACAAAGacattgaatttttaaataattctaatGTTAGTATCACACATGTTCCCTATCAATGGTATCAATCTAAAGAAGTGATTAAAGGGTTTAAGTTTATAAGATGA
- the LOC126922274 gene encoding uncharacterized protein LOC126922274 isoform X1, producing the protein MKLLEEYQELVERDSVEISCLWKYLQMFLYLLCAISGYASSVLFYTLWEQIFGGNCPLWAKAILLKEDIKLDDIHGVCKINSDWWKYIYIDYRYENICVVYLITSFSSCIFGIVWFTLFLMCGKGGYDVTIYPGPWRIVFPAIYFNLVFTIISIYTHYNLQQGYKTLSKNIKNISSEIYDMCQIIVDVSDCEIIRIYMNIYNFYTHNLDYMCNIILYLQVIFHANISYPFFTLFSPMFYSTRNIEICNILKVPSVVMMCSWIGGLVILIFRIIMINDFRILRIKIYELKEE; encoded by the exons ATGAAACTTTTAGAAGAATATCAAGAACTTGTTGAACGTGATTCGGTTGAAATTTCTTGTTTATGGAAATATTTACAAATGTTTTTGTATTTACTGTGCGCGATTAGCGGATATGCGTCTAGCGTTTTATTCTACACATTATgg GAACAAATTTTCGGAGGTAACTGCCCATTGTGGGCAAAAGCTATTCTGTTgaaagaagatataaaattagATGATATTCATGGTGTATGTAAAATTAATTCAGACTGGTGGAAGTATATTTATATTGATTATCGGTATGAAAATATATGTGTTGTGTATTTAATAACAAGCTTCTCATCTTGCATATTTGGAATCGTATGGTTTACTCTATTCCTTATGTGTGGAAAAGGAGGATATGATGTAACAAT ATATCCAGGTCCATGGAGAATTGTATTTCCTGCAATATACTTTAATCTTGTATTTACAATTATATCCATATATACACATTATAATTTACAACAAGGATATAAAACATTaagcaaaaatataaaaaatatctcttCTGAAATATATGATATGTGCCAAATAATTGTGGATGTAAg TGATTGTGAAATCATAAGGATATACATGAATATATATAACTTTTACACACATAATCTTGATTATATGTGTAATATAATCTTATATCTTCAGGTAATATTCCATGCAAACATATCTTATCCTTTTTTTACACTTTTTTCACCTATGTTTTATAGTAcaagaaatattgaaatatgtaatatcCTTAAGGTCCCTTCAGTTGTAATGATGTGCAGTTGGATAGGAGGGCTGGTAATATTAATTTTCAGAATAATTATGATCAATGACTTTAGAATTTTAAGGATTAAAATCTATGAATTAAAGGAAGAATAA
- the LOC126922274 gene encoding uncharacterized protein LOC126922274 isoform X3, producing MKLLEEYQELVERDSVEISCLWKYLQMFLYLLCAISGYASSVLFYTLWEQIFGGNCPLWAKAILLKEDIKLDDIHGVCKINSDWWKYIYIDYRYENICVVYLITSFSSCIFGIVWFTLFLMCGKGGYDVTIYPGPWRIVFPAIYFNLVFTIISIYTHYNLQQGYKTLSKNIKNISSEIYDMCQIIVD from the exons ATGAAACTTTTAGAAGAATATCAAGAACTTGTTGAACGTGATTCGGTTGAAATTTCTTGTTTATGGAAATATTTACAAATGTTTTTGTATTTACTGTGCGCGATTAGCGGATATGCGTCTAGCGTTTTATTCTACACATTATgg GAACAAATTTTCGGAGGTAACTGCCCATTGTGGGCAAAAGCTATTCTGTTgaaagaagatataaaattagATGATATTCATGGTGTATGTAAAATTAATTCAGACTGGTGGAAGTATATTTATATTGATTATCGGTATGAAAATATATGTGTTGTGTATTTAATAACAAGCTTCTCATCTTGCATATTTGGAATCGTATGGTTTACTCTATTCCTTATGTGTGGAAAAGGAGGATATGATGTAACAAT ATATCCAGGTCCATGGAGAATTGTATTTCCTGCAATATACTTTAATCTTGTATTTACAATTATATCCATATATACACATTATAATTTACAACAAGGATATAAAACATTaagcaaaaatataaaaaatatctcttCTGAAATATATGATATGTGCCAAATAATTGTGGAT TGA
- the LOC126922249 gene encoding eukaryotic initiation factor 4A-III, giving the protein MAEVKSRRVAQTEDLSNVEFETSEDVEVIPTFDNMGLRDELLRGIYAYGFEKPSAIQQRSIKPIMKGRDVIAQAQSGTGKTATFSIAILQSLDTQVRETQVLVLSPTRELATQIQKVILALGDFMNVQCHACIGGTNLGEDIRKLDYGQHVVSGTPGRVFDMIKRRVLRTRAIKMLVLDESDEMLNKGFKEQIYDVYRYLPPATQVVLVSATLPHEILEMTSKFMTDPIRILVKRDELTLEGIKQFFVAVEREEWKFDTLCDLYDTLTITQAVIFCNTKRKVDWLTEKMREANFTVCSMHGDMPQKERDNIMKEFRSGQSRVLITTDVWARGIDVQQVSLVINYDLPNNRELYIHRIGRSGRFGRKGVSINFVKTDDIRILRDIEQYYSTQIDEMPMNVADLI; this is encoded by the exons ATGGCGGAAGTAAAATCACGTCGCGTCGCACAAACCGAAGATCTATCAAACGTTGAGTTTGAAACAAGCGAAGATGTGGAGGTTATTCCAACGTTCGATAATATGGGACTTAGAGATGAGTTATTACGTGGAATCTACGCTTACG gtTTCGAAAAGCCGTCCGCGATTCAACAGCGGTCTATTAAACCAATAATGAAAGGACGAGATGTGATTGCACAAGCCCAGTCTGGTACAGGAAAAACGGCAACATTTTCAATTGCTATACTACAATCATTGGACACACAAGTTAGAGAAACACAAGTATTGGTGTTATCACCTACAAGAGAATTAGCAACTCAGATACAGAAAGTTATTCTGGCTTTAGGGGATTTTATGAATGTTCAATGTCATGCTTGTATAGGTGGTACAAATCTTGGAGAAGATATTAGAAAATTAGATTATGGACAGCATGTTGTATCAGGAACACCTGGCAGAGTATTTG atATGATAAAAAGGAGAGTTCTTAGAACTAGAGCAATAAAAATGTTAGTTCTTGATGAATCTGATGAAATGTTAAATAAGGGTTTCAAGGAACAGATTTATGATGTATATAGATATTTGCCACCTGCAACACAAGTTGTGTTGGTATCTGCAACATTGCCACATGAAATTCTTGAAATGACCAGTAAATTTATGACAGATCCTATTCGTATTCTTGTAAAACG TGATGAACTGACACTGGAGGGGATAAAACAGTTTTTTGTCGCTGTTGAAAGAGAAGAATGGAAATTTGACACATTATGTGATTTATATGATACACTGACAATAACACAAGCAGTAATCTTTTGTAATACTAAACGTAAAGTAGATTGGTTAACTGAAAAGATGAGGGAGGCTAATTTCACAGTTTGTTCCATGCATGGTGATATGCCACAGAAGGAAAGAGATAACATAATGAAAGAATTTCGATCTGGTCAAAG TCGTGTTTTAATTACTACTGATGTGTGGGCACGAGGAATAGATGTCCAGCAGGTATCTCTTGTGATCAATTATGATTTGCCCAACAATCGTGAGTTATATATTCATAGAATAGGAAGATCGGGACGTTTCGGAAGAAAAGGTGTTTCCATCAATTTCGTAAAAACCGACGACATAAGGATTCTTCGAGATATTGAACAATATTATTCAACACAAATTGATGAGATGCCTATGAATGTAGCAgacttaatataa
- the LOC126922251 gene encoding uncharacterized protein LOC126922251, which yields MREKSAECHAHAGHVRGTREMCSRDPSTLHSTLTKANGKNSNPQSTHHSEARIDNNLLPTPGGRLKFFKDGKFILELSHRRDGERTTWFPVPKKTFWPPASTTPNRQESSTSLSVSDDNSSVQSSPWQRDHCWKQANPRRRISTEFNFYYYRSPKNHLCAHPRLIARKRRRPLDPTSLLLIPESVTNYTKPIRKANGTSTGKVLNLIIDKLARLLDPNVVSPRKRILRELERVSLEDQASKRRATPQPVCTTTAPTPSPKQLSSYSITSILGEDKPSHEQGFLRNLLKPDDRQTVKYSSNNSYPRVRMDPYIGTTNAPLQHPLYGVPMLPPGPYRAPLWMHYPSPVHYPPPMPLYAPPPPHPPSPPVHHYKDYREQTLTPPSDMPLNLSKHAG from the exons ATGCGCGAGAAGTCAGCAGAATGTCATGCTCACGCAGGTCACGTGAGGGGCACAAGAGAAATGTGCTCACGTGATCCTTCTACATTACACTCAACCCTTACCAAGGCAAATGGTAAAAATTCAAACCCCCAATCAACACATCATTCAGAAGCACGCATCGATAATAATCTACTTCCAACTCCTGGTGGacgtttaaaattttttaaagacGGCAAGTTTATCTTGGAACTATCCCATCGTAGGGATGGAGAAAGAACTACATGGTTTCCAGTTCCAAAGAAAACCTTTTGGCCACCAGCTAGCACAACTCCAAATAGACAAGAGAGTTCCACCTCTCTTAGTG TTTCTGATGATAATTCGTCGGTTCAGTCAAGTCCTTGGCAAAGAGATCATTGTTGGAAACAAGCAAATCCAAGACGTAGAATATCTACAGAGTTTAATTTTTACTATTATAGAAGTCCGAAAAATCATTTGTGCGCGCATCCTCGTCTAATCGCGAGAAAGCGTAGACGTCCATTAGATCCTACTTCTTTGTTACTCATTCCAGAATCAGTAACAAATTATACAAAACCAATTCGCAAAGCAAATGGAACATCGACGGGAAAGGTTTTGAATCTAATTATCGACAAATTGGCCCGTCTTCTAGATCCGAATGTTGTTTCACCTCGTAAACGTATCTTGCGCGAATTAGAGAGAGTATCGTTAGAAGATCAAGCGTCGAAAAGGCGCGCAACACCACAGCCTGTTTGTACAACAACGGCTCCTACTCCGTCACCAAAACAATTATCTTCATATAGTATAACAAGTATTTTGGGAGAAGATAAACCAAGTCACGAGCAAGGTTTTTTGAGGAATTTATTAAAACCAGATGATAGACAAACTGTGAAATACTCATCAAATAATTCATATCCGAGAGTACGAATGGATCCATACATTGGTACAACTAATGCACCTCTTCAGCATCCACTTTATGGTGTACCAATGTTACCTCCTGGACCATATAGAGCTCCCTTATGGATGCATTATCCATCACCCGTCCATTACCCACCTCCTATGCCATTATACGCACCGCCACCACCTCATCCACCATCTCCTCCGGTTCATCATTACAAAGACTACAGGGAACAGACTCTTACACCTCCTTCGG ATATGCCTCTAAATCTGTCGAAGCATGCGGGTTGA
- the LOC126922274 gene encoding uncharacterized protein LOC126922274 isoform X2 encodes MKLLEEYQELVERDSVEISCLWKYLQMFLYLLCAISGYASSVLFYTLWEQIFGGNCPLWAKAILLKEDIKLDDIHGVCKINSDWWKYIYIDYRYENICVVYLITSFSSCIFGIVWFTLFLMCGKGGYDVTIYPGPWRIVFPAIYFNLVFTIISIYTHYNLQQGYKTLSKNIKNISSEIYDMCQIIVDVSDCEIIRIYMNIYNFYTHNLDYMCNIILYLQVPSVVMMCSWIGGLVILIFRIIMINDFRILRIKIYELKEE; translated from the exons ATGAAACTTTTAGAAGAATATCAAGAACTTGTTGAACGTGATTCGGTTGAAATTTCTTGTTTATGGAAATATTTACAAATGTTTTTGTATTTACTGTGCGCGATTAGCGGATATGCGTCTAGCGTTTTATTCTACACATTATgg GAACAAATTTTCGGAGGTAACTGCCCATTGTGGGCAAAAGCTATTCTGTTgaaagaagatataaaattagATGATATTCATGGTGTATGTAAAATTAATTCAGACTGGTGGAAGTATATTTATATTGATTATCGGTATGAAAATATATGTGTTGTGTATTTAATAACAAGCTTCTCATCTTGCATATTTGGAATCGTATGGTTTACTCTATTCCTTATGTGTGGAAAAGGAGGATATGATGTAACAAT ATATCCAGGTCCATGGAGAATTGTATTTCCTGCAATATACTTTAATCTTGTATTTACAATTATATCCATATATACACATTATAATTTACAACAAGGATATAAAACATTaagcaaaaatataaaaaatatctcttCTGAAATATATGATATGTGCCAAATAATTGTGGATGTAAg TGATTGTGAAATCATAAGGATATACATGAATATATATAACTTTTACACACATAATCTTGATTATATGTGTAATATAATCTTATATCTTCAG GTCCCTTCAGTTGTAATGATGTGCAGTTGGATAGGAGGGCTGGTAATATTAATTTTCAGAATAATTATGATCAATGACTTTAGAATTTTAAGGATTAAAATCTATGAATTAAAGGAAGAATAA